In one window of Acidovorax sp. HDW3 DNA:
- a CDS encoding restriction endonuclease subunit S, which produces MSWREVQLGDGIHVKHGFAFKGEYFTAAGEYMVLTPGNFLEKGGFRVRDGKERFYHADFPEEYLLTDGDLIVAMTEQGEGLLGSAARIPAEGRYLHNQRLGLIQITDSTLLDKRFLYWVFNNAEVRAQIRASATGAKVKHTAPERIKKVRLKVPELSEQQVIAWVLDSYDDLIATNQRRIALLEEAARRLYREWFVHLRFPGHEQVAVKDGVPQGWEKLPLSEVAEITMGQSPESKHYNTDGDGLPFHQGVTDFGNRYISHKTHTRQATRIAEVDDILCSVRAPVGRLNITRDKIAIGRGLSAMRSCSGHQSLLFYQLSILFFEEDMIGGGAIFASVGKKELFGQIILQPSAEIAEKFNQIAAEIDAQIENLDSQNRQLTQARDLLLPKLMSGQLDVSGIALPEEVAV; this is translated from the coding sequence GCATGGTTTTGCCTTCAAGGGTGAATACTTCACTGCGGCTGGTGAGTACATGGTTCTCACGCCAGGAAATTTTCTTGAAAAAGGAGGGTTTCGTGTCCGAGATGGAAAAGAGCGTTTCTATCATGCCGACTTTCCAGAGGAGTACCTGCTTACAGACGGCGATCTGATTGTGGCAATGACTGAGCAGGGAGAAGGCCTGCTTGGTAGCGCGGCGCGGATTCCAGCAGAAGGGAGGTATCTGCACAATCAACGTTTGGGGCTTATTCAGATCACTGACTCGACGTTGCTAGACAAACGGTTTCTGTATTGGGTATTCAATAATGCAGAGGTGCGAGCACAAATTCGGGCATCAGCAACAGGGGCCAAGGTTAAGCACACAGCACCAGAGCGAATCAAAAAAGTTCGCTTGAAAGTACCAGAACTAAGCGAACAGCAGGTAATTGCGTGGGTACTAGATTCCTACGACGACCTTATCGCCACCAACCAGCGCCGTATTGCCTTGCTGGAAGAGGCCGCCCGCCGCCTCTACCGCGAATGGTTTGTGCATCTGCGCTTTCCGGGGCATGAGCAGGTGGCGGTCAAGGATGGGGTGCCGCAGGGGTGGGAAAAACTACCCCTTAGCGAAGTCGCAGAAATCACAATGGGGCAAAGTCCGGAATCAAAACACTACAACACTGATGGTGATGGTTTGCCTTTCCATCAGGGTGTAACAGATTTTGGTAATCGTTATATAAGCCACAAAACTCACACACGACAAGCAACGCGAATTGCTGAAGTTGACGACATTTTGTGCAGTGTTCGGGCGCCAGTTGGTCGCCTTAATATCACACGTGACAAAATAGCCATTGGGCGCGGCTTGTCTGCAATGCGTAGCTGCTCGGGTCATCAATCTTTGCTTTTTTATCAATTGAGCATTTTGTTTTTTGAAGAAGACATGATTGGTGGTGGCGCAATTTTTGCCTCAGTTGGAAAAAAAGAGCTTTTTGGTCAAATCATCCTGCAGCCAAGTGCTGAAATTGCAGAAAAATTTAATCAAATCGCAGCGGAAATAGATGCTCAAATAGAAAATCTTGATTCTCAAAACCGCCAACTCACCCAAGCCCGCGACCTGCTTTTACCCAAACTCATGTCCGGCCAATTGGATGTTTCCGGTATTGCCTTGCCCGAGGAGGTGGCTGTATGA
- a CDS encoding type I restriction endonuclease subunit R, with protein sequence MSRKDYSEDQLIQASTAQLLHKELGWETVLALDEGGFGPGSLLGRASDTEVVLTRDVLAALQRLNPGLPEAAYQSALAQVVQGDIAKSLVAQNQEKYQLLRDGVPVKYRDAAGRLVDKRLRLIDFDAPKNNRYLAVRELWVRGKLWLRRADVVGFVNGLPLVFIELKGFGVHIDNAYKQNYSDYLDTIPQLFHWNALVILSNGHDAQYGAITSSKEHFYRWKRLDEDAPEPAKDQPLLPILLRGMLHRERLLDMVENFTLFDASAGSTHKIVARNHQYLGVNRVIDRLTCTDPKAQAEVAAGQLGVFWHTQGSGKSYSMVFLTEKIHRKISAAWTFVVLTDRTELDEQIASTYTHCGRANSKTDQAKNGVALREMLSAQNRRYVFGLIQKFRERVRQPYSEREDIIVISDEAHRSQYGRLALNMRKGLPKAKFLGFTGTPLIECGEKQLTREVFGDYVSIYDFQRAVADGATLPLFYESAGEKLKLIDPEVNRRITEHIEAARQAATASDPWTEEKEDKIYRELSRDYPILTAPKRLNQIATHLVEHFHQRWQVVDNGGGKALLVCLDKLTCVKMHDLIVAKWQEKTAQLDAAVQAEETLFASQGKQPTALLKQRRAQVEWMHQTECCVVVSQEQGEVAEFAKWHNFRDEPLDIAPHREKMVKRSLEKEFKKPEHPFRIAIVCAMWLTGFDVKSLATLYLDKPMQGHTLMQAIARVNRVGGGKKHGLIIDYNGMIKSLRKALATFAQGDRAGTGKGEGEADTVRDDSEALAEYANTVQAAVQFLSGLGFSLGELVAADGFDKQKLLLQATDLLCASAQRRKTFTVMVQEVQQRHRGLFPNPRLAEWAGEETALSAIYSKLQQARTVPDVSELLQDLYEVVDTAVATHSPAVHEPAVRHDLSNIDFERLRAEFETTPFKHVATLNLMEKIEQRLAAMVAANPTRVDLYERYQAIVQEYNQDKDESVIEKHIDELTSLGQDINEEGRRYLREGLEDEAELAVFDLLQKTSLNPKERQAIKAVAQSLLPKLRDGRYTLERLRSMATVQAQMQEEIIKHLYTHLPGNIYAPEEIDVKAGALFSHIYSSRVHTGALAYH encoded by the coding sequence ATGAGTCGCAAAGACTACTCCGAAGACCAACTCATCCAAGCCTCCACGGCGCAATTGCTGCACAAAGAGCTGGGCTGGGAGACGGTGTTGGCCCTGGACGAGGGCGGCTTTGGCCCAGGCAGCCTGCTGGGGCGGGCCTCAGACACCGAGGTGGTTTTGACCCGCGATGTGCTGGCCGCGCTGCAGCGCCTGAACCCCGGCCTGCCCGAGGCGGCCTACCAAAGCGCACTGGCGCAGGTGGTGCAGGGCGACATTGCCAAATCGCTGGTGGCGCAAAACCAGGAAAAATACCAACTGCTGCGCGATGGCGTGCCGGTGAAATACCGCGACGCGGCGGGGCGGCTGGTGGACAAGCGCCTGCGGCTGATCGACTTTGATGCGCCCAAAAACAACCGCTACCTGGCCGTGCGCGAGCTGTGGGTGCGTGGCAAGCTGTGGCTGCGCCGCGCCGATGTGGTGGGCTTTGTCAATGGGTTGCCGCTGGTGTTTATTGAGCTCAAGGGCTTTGGCGTGCACATCGACAACGCTTACAAGCAAAACTACAGCGACTATCTGGACACCATCCCGCAGTTGTTTCATTGGAATGCGCTGGTGATTCTCTCCAACGGGCACGACGCGCAATACGGGGCTATCACCTCCAGCAAAGAGCATTTTTACCGCTGGAAGCGCCTGGATGAGGATGCGCCAGAACCTGCCAAAGACCAGCCGCTGCTGCCGATTTTGCTGCGCGGCATGTTGCACCGAGAGCGCCTGCTGGACATGGTGGAGAACTTCACCCTGTTCGACGCCAGCGCGGGCAGCACGCACAAAATCGTGGCCCGCAACCACCAGTATCTGGGCGTGAATCGGGTGATTGACCGGCTGACCTGCACCGACCCCAAAGCGCAAGCCGAGGTGGCCGCCGGGCAGTTGGGCGTGTTCTGGCATACGCAGGGCTCGGGCAAGTCGTATTCCATGGTGTTTTTGACCGAGAAAATTCACCGCAAAATTTCGGCCGCGTGGACTTTTGTGGTGCTGACCGACCGCACCGAGCTCGACGAGCAAATCGCCAGCACCTACACCCACTGCGGCCGCGCCAACAGCAAGACCGACCAGGCCAAGAACGGCGTGGCCCTGCGTGAGATGCTGAGCGCCCAAAACCGCCGCTATGTGTTTGGCCTGATTCAAAAATTCCGCGAGCGGGTGCGCCAGCCTTATTCCGAGCGCGAGGACATCATCGTCATCAGCGACGAGGCGCACCGCAGCCAGTACGGGCGCCTGGCGCTCAATATGCGCAAGGGCCTGCCCAAGGCCAAGTTTTTGGGCTTTACCGGCACGCCGCTGATTGAATGCGGCGAGAAGCAGCTCACGCGCGAGGTGTTTGGCGACTATGTGTCGATTTACGACTTTCAGCGTGCCGTGGCCGATGGCGCCACGCTGCCGCTGTTTTACGAAAGCGCGGGCGAAAAGCTCAAGCTGATTGATCCCGAAGTGAATCGGCGCATCACTGAGCACATCGAGGCGGCCCGGCAGGCGGCCACCGCCAGCGACCCGTGGACGGAAGAAAAAGAGGACAAGATTTACCGCGAGCTTTCGCGCGACTACCCCATTCTGACCGCGCCCAAGCGCCTGAACCAGATTGCCACGCATTTGGTGGAGCATTTTCACCAACGCTGGCAGGTGGTGGACAACGGCGGCGGCAAGGCGCTGCTGGTGTGCCTGGACAAGCTTACCTGCGTGAAGATGCACGATTTGATCGTGGCCAAGTGGCAGGAGAAAACCGCCCAGTTGGATGCCGCCGTGCAGGCCGAAGAAACCTTGTTTGCCAGCCAGGGCAAGCAGCCCACAGCGCTTCTCAAGCAGCGCCGCGCCCAGGTAGAGTGGATGCACCAGACCGAATGCTGCGTGGTGGTGTCGCAAGAGCAGGGCGAGGTGGCGGAGTTTGCCAAGTGGCACAATTTCCGCGATGAGCCTTTGGACATCGCGCCGCACCGCGAAAAAATGGTCAAGCGCAGTCTGGAAAAAGAGTTCAAAAAACCTGAGCACCCGTTTCGCATCGCCATCGTCTGCGCCATGTGGCTGACGGGTTTTGACGTAAAAAGCCTGGCCACGCTCTACCTGGACAAGCCCATGCAGGGCCACACGCTGATGCAGGCCATTGCCCGCGTGAACCGCGTGGGTGGTGGCAAGAAGCACGGCCTCATCATTGATTACAACGGCATGATCAAAAGCCTGCGCAAGGCGCTGGCCACCTTTGCCCAGGGCGACCGCGCAGGCACCGGCAAGGGCGAGGGCGAGGCCGACACGGTGCGCGACGACAGCGAGGCGCTGGCCGAGTACGCCAACACGGTGCAGGCGGCGGTGCAGTTTTTATCGGGCTTGGGCTTCTCTCTGGGCGAACTGGTGGCCGCCGATGGCTTTGACAAGCAAAAGCTGCTGCTGCAAGCCACCGATCTGCTGTGCGCCAGCGCACAGCGGCGCAAGACCTTTACCGTGATGGTGCAGGAGGTGCAGCAGCGCCACCGGGGGCTCTTCCCCAACCCGCGCCTGGCCGAGTGGGCGGGTGAAGAAACCGCCCTGAGCGCCATCTACAGCAAGCTGCAGCAAGCGCGCACCGTGCCCGATGTGAGCGAGCTGCTGCAGGATTTGTACGAGGTGGTGGATACGGCGGTGGCCACGCACAGCCCGGCAGTGCATGAGCCAGCAGTGCGCCATGACCTGTCGAACATCGACTTTGAGCGCCTGCGGGCGGAGTTTGAGACGACGCCTTTCAAGCATGTGGCGACCCTCAATTTGATGGAAAAGATCGAGCAGCGCCTGGCGGCCATGGTGGCCGCCAACCCCACGCGGGTGGATTTGTACGAGCGTTATCAAGCCATCGTGCAGGAGTACAACCAGGACAAGGACGAATCCGTCATCGAAAAGCATATTGACGAGCTCACCAGCCTGGGGCAAGACATCAATGAAGAGGGCCGCCGCTACCTGCGCGAGGGCCTGGAAGATGAAGCCGAGCTGGCCGTGTTCGATCTACTGCAAAAAACCAGCCTGAACCCAAAGGAGCGCCAGGCCATCAAGGCCGTGGCGCAAAGCCTGCTGCCCAAGCTGCGCGATGGCCGCTACACCCTGGAGCGCCTGCGCAGCATGGCCACGGTGCAGGCGCAGATGCAGGAAGAAATCATCAAGCACCTGTACACCCATCTACCCGGCAATATCTACGCCCCCGAGGAGATCGACGTGAAGGCCGGGGCGCTGTTCAGCCATATTTACAGCTCCCGCGTGCATACGGGGGCGCTGGCGTACCACTAA
- the bioF gene encoding 8-amino-7-oxononanoate synthase, with protein sequence MEHSSSRLLADVDAQLAQWQAQGLLRQRRTVQSPCSVAPQVQGQRLLAFASNDYLGLANHPAIAAALAEGAQRWGAGSGASHVVSGHLQPVAELEEALAAFVGRAQALFFSSGYLANLAALPALLERGDVVFHDKLNHASLIDAVRLGRAQDWRYPHGDMAALERLLQQHRGRRAMIVSDAVFSMDGDVAPLRQLYALACAHDAWLVLDDAHGLGVLGPGGAGSLAQAGLPPDPRIVHIGTLGKAAGVAGAFVAGDARVLQWLVQRARPYIFTTASPPALACALLAALPLVQAGDALRAQLQARIAQLRAGLAGSPWRLLPSDTAIQPLLLGSNEAALAASQALQAQGLWVPAIRPPTVPVGSARLRISLSAAHSAGDVARLLQALQGLAP encoded by the coding sequence ATGGAACATTCTTCTTCCCGGCTTCTGGCCGACGTGGATGCGCAGCTGGCGCAGTGGCAGGCGCAGGGCTTGCTGCGCCAGCGGCGCACGGTGCAATCGCCCTGCAGCGTGGCGCCGCAGGTGCAAGGCCAGCGGTTGCTGGCCTTTGCCAGCAACGACTATCTGGGCCTGGCCAACCACCCGGCGATTGCCGCCGCCCTGGCCGAGGGTGCGCAGCGCTGGGGTGCGGGCAGCGGCGCCTCGCACGTCGTCAGCGGCCACCTGCAGCCGGTGGCCGAGCTGGAAGAGGCCCTGGCAGCCTTCGTCGGGCGCGCGCAGGCGCTGTTCTTCTCCAGCGGCTACCTGGCCAATCTGGCGGCGCTGCCGGCGCTGCTCGAACGCGGCGACGTCGTCTTTCACGACAAGCTCAACCACGCCTCGCTGATCGACGCCGTGCGCCTGGGCCGCGCGCAGGACTGGCGCTACCCGCACGGCGACATGGCCGCGCTCGAACGCCTGCTGCAGCAGCACCGGGGGCGGCGCGCCATGATCGTCTCGGACGCAGTGTTCAGCATGGACGGCGACGTTGCCCCGCTGCGCCAGCTCTACGCGCTGGCGTGCGCGCACGATGCCTGGCTGGTACTCGACGATGCCCACGGCCTGGGCGTGCTCGGCCCCGGCGGCGCCGGCAGCCTGGCGCAGGCCGGCCTGCCGCCCGATCCGCGCATCGTGCACATCGGCACCCTGGGCAAGGCCGCCGGCGTGGCCGGGGCCTTCGTCGCCGGCGATGCGCGCGTGCTGCAGTGGCTGGTGCAGCGTGCCCGGCCCTATATCTTCACCACCGCCAGCCCGCCGGCCCTGGCCTGCGCGCTGCTTGCGGCCCTGCCCCTGGTGCAGGCGGGCGACGCCCTGCGCGCCCAGTTGCAGGCGCGCATCGCCCAGCTGCGCGCCGGGCTGGCCGGCAGCCCGTGGCGCCTGCTGCCGTCGGACACCGCCATCCAGCCGCTGCTGCTGGGCAGCAACGAGGCGGCGCTGGCGGCCTCGCAGGCGCTGCAGGCCCAGGGCCTGTGGGTGCCCGCCATCCGTCCGCCGACGGTGCCCGTGGGCAGCGCGCGCCTGCGCATCTCGCTCTCGGCGGCGCACAGCGCGGGCGATGTGGCACGCCTGCTGCAGGCGCTGCAGGGCTTGGCGCCATGA
- a CDS encoding alpha/beta fold hydrolase has product MTPPCIALHGWCFGPGVWQPLAALRPGLQALALPGYDGAPAPALPRLDALAQAVAQRLPASGPVDLLGWSLGALVALQLAATQPQRVRRLVLLGATARFLAAPDHPGVAEATLAAFGDELVRDPAALQARFALLCAQGEAPATARALVRQLRSQASAPAPVLADGLAVLASADLRAQLPTIGQPTLLLHGAHDALMPAAAAQAAAQALPQGRCQTVVGAGHALPLSAPPVCAQALEAFLA; this is encoded by the coding sequence ATGACGCCGCCCTGCATCGCCCTGCACGGCTGGTGCTTTGGCCCCGGCGTGTGGCAGCCGCTGGCGGCGCTGCGCCCGGGCCTGCAGGCCCTGGCGCTGCCCGGCTACGACGGTGCCCCGGCCCCGGCCCTGCCCCGGCTCGACGCCCTGGCCCAGGCCGTGGCGCAGCGCCTGCCGGCGTCTGGCCCCGTCGATCTGCTGGGCTGGTCGCTCGGGGCGCTGGTGGCGCTGCAGCTGGCGGCCACGCAGCCGCAGCGCGTGCGCCGCCTGGTGCTGCTCGGGGCCACGGCACGTTTTCTTGCGGCCCCCGATCACCCGGGCGTGGCCGAGGCCACGCTGGCCGCCTTTGGCGACGAACTGGTGCGTGACCCGGCGGCCCTGCAGGCGCGTTTTGCCCTGCTCTGCGCCCAGGGCGAGGCCCCGGCCACGGCGCGGGCCCTGGTGCGCCAGCTGCGCTCCCAGGCCAGCGCCCCGGCCCCGGTGCTGGCCGATGGCCTGGCAGTGCTCGCCAGTGCCGATCTGCGCGCGCAGCTGCCAACCATCGGTCAGCCGACGCTGCTGCTGCATGGTGCGCACGATGCCTTGATGCCCGCAGCTGCCGCCCAGGCTGCGGCCCAGGCTTTGCCGCAGGGGCGCTGCCAGACCGTGGTTGGTGCGGGCCATGCCCTGCCGCTGTCGGCGCCCCCGGTGTGCGCGCAGGCGCTGGAGGCGTTTTTGGCATGA
- a CDS encoding methyltransferase domain-containing protein, with product MSAVVLKQQVRQAFDGAARSYDAATPVQRAVGQALLAALQAQRPGWQPQRLLDAGCGTGQGAQLLQAAYPAAQLLRLDFAPAMLACAAPGVPLCADLEALPLAPACIDLYWSSMAVQWCDLGRVLQEAARVLAPGGTLALSTLGPATFAALDRAFAQADTHPHRLGFTAPEALAAALAAAGLRLVWQARAQHSAWYADLASLLRAIKTAGAHTVPGRRSGLLGRRAWQRVQADYERLRQPQGLPAHYDVLSVIACRD from the coding sequence ATGAGCGCAGTGGTTTTGAAACAGCAGGTGCGCCAGGCGTTTGACGGCGCCGCCCGCAGCTACGACGCGGCCACGCCGGTGCAGCGCGCGGTGGGGCAGGCGCTGCTCGCGGCGCTGCAGGCGCAGCGCCCCGGCTGGCAGCCGCAGCGCCTGCTCGATGCCGGCTGCGGCACCGGCCAGGGCGCGCAGCTGCTGCAGGCCGCGTACCCGGCGGCGCAGTTGCTGCGCCTGGACTTTGCCCCCGCCATGCTGGCGTGCGCCGCGCCCGGGGTGCCGCTGTGCGCCGACCTGGAGGCGCTGCCGCTGGCGCCGGCCTGCATCGACCTGTACTGGAGCAGCATGGCCGTGCAGTGGTGCGACCTGGGCCGGGTGCTGCAGGAGGCGGCGCGCGTGCTGGCCCCCGGTGGCACGCTGGCGCTGTCCACCCTCGGGCCGGCCACTTTTGCCGCGCTCGACCGGGCTTTTGCCCAGGCCGACACGCACCCGCACCGCCTGGGCTTTACCGCCCCTGAGGCGCTGGCGGCGGCGCTGGCGGCGGCCGGCCTGCGCCTGGTGTGGCAGGCGCGGGCGCAGCACAGCGCCTGGTACGCCGATTTGGCCAGCCTGCTGCGCGCCATCAAGACGGCGGGCGCGCACACCGTGCCCGGGCGGCGCAGCGGCCTGCTCGGGCGCCGGGCCTGGCAGCGCGTGCAGGCCGATTACGAGCGCCTGCGCCAGCCCCAGGGGCTGCCGGCGCATTACGACGTGCTCAGCGTCATTGCCTGCCGTGACTGA
- the rpoH gene encoding RNA polymerase sigma factor RpoH, protein MTLATRNASMALTPANPWALVPALGNLDAYISAVNRLPLLTPEEEQDYARRLKEHNDLDAAGRLVMSHLRLVVSISRQYLGYGLPQGDLIQEGNVGLMKAVKRFDPDQGVRLVSYAMHWIKAEIHEYILKNWRMVKVATTKSQRKLFFNLRSMKQGFKADAQGADTHRDTLNPQEIERVAQELGVKREEVIEMETRLSGGDILLDPSPSDDGEQAFGPIAYLADKAHEPTAMLEAQQRDLLATDGIASALASLDERSRRIVQQRWLQVNDDGSGGMTLHELAAEYGVSAERIRQIEVAAMKKMKKALAEYT, encoded by the coding sequence ATGACCCTTGCCACCCGCAACGCCAGCATGGCCCTCACGCCCGCCAACCCCTGGGCGCTGGTGCCTGCGCTGGGCAATCTCGACGCCTATATCTCCGCCGTCAACCGCCTGCCCCTGCTCACCCCCGAGGAGGAGCAGGACTACGCGCGCCGCCTCAAGGAACACAACGACCTCGACGCCGCCGGGCGCCTGGTGATGTCGCACCTGCGCCTGGTGGTATCGATCTCGCGCCAGTACCTGGGCTACGGCCTGCCGCAGGGCGATTTGATCCAGGAAGGCAACGTCGGCCTGATGAAGGCCGTCAAGCGCTTCGACCCCGACCAGGGCGTGCGCCTGGTGAGCTACGCCATGCACTGGATCAAGGCCGAGATCCACGAATACATCCTGAAGAACTGGCGCATGGTCAAGGTCGCCACGACCAAGTCGCAGCGCAAACTGTTCTTCAACCTGCGCTCGATGAAGCAGGGCTTCAAGGCCGACGCCCAGGGCGCCGACACGCACCGCGACACGCTCAACCCCCAAGAGATCGAGCGCGTGGCGCAGGAGCTGGGCGTCAAGCGCGAGGAAGTCATCGAGATGGAAACGCGCCTGTCCGGCGGCGACATCTTGCTCGACCCCAGCCCGAGCGACGACGGCGAGCAAGCCTTTGGCCCCATCGCCTACCTGGCCGACAAGGCACACGAGCCCACCGCCATGCTCGAAGCACAGCAGCGCGACCTGCTGGCCACCGACGGCATCGCCAGCGCCCTGGCCAGCCTCGACGAGCGCAGCCGCCGCATCGTGCAGCAGCGCTGGCTGCAGGTGAACGACGACGGCAGCGGCGGCATGACGCTGCACGAGCTCGCCGCCGAATACGGCGTCAGCGCCGAGCGCATCCGCCAGATCGAAGTGGCGGCCATGAAGAAAATGAAAAAGGCCCTGGCCGAATACACCTGA
- the cutA gene encoding divalent-cation tolerance protein CutA, which produces MQNFPEIPGLPWLAAVSTTVGDADGAQRLAQALLAAQLVACVQVEPIASHYRWQGALQAEDEWRLLCKTLPAAVPALLAWLQAEHPYSLPQLVVQPLQASVAYADWVRAAVALP; this is translated from the coding sequence ATGCAGAACTTTCCTGAAATCCCGGGCCTGCCGTGGCTGGCGGCGGTCAGCACCACGGTGGGCGATGCCGACGGCGCGCAGCGCCTGGCGCAGGCGCTGCTGGCGGCGCAGCTGGTGGCCTGTGTGCAGGTCGAGCCCATTGCCTCGCATTACCGCTGGCAGGGCGCACTGCAGGCCGAGGATGAATGGCGCCTGCTGTGCAAGACGCTGCCAGCGGCCGTGCCGGCGCTGCTGGCCTGGCTGCAGGCCGAGCACCCCTACAGCCTGCCGCAGCTGGTGGTGCAGCCGCTGCAGGCGAGCGTGGCCTACGCCGACTGGGTGCGTGCGGCGGTGGCGCTGCCTTGA